From the Astatotilapia calliptera chromosome 6, fAstCal1.2, whole genome shotgun sequence genome, one window contains:
- the LOC113023575 gene encoding uncharacterized protein LOC113023575: protein MEEREIIRKSCSEFASPLVLVWKKSGELRICNDFRWLNARTVKDAHPLPHPADALAALGGNGLFSTMDLTSGYYNVEVHEEDRKYTGFTSPFGLYEYNRMPQELCNSPATFMRMMLGIFGDQNFLSVLCYLDDVLVFAPTEELALERLHMVFQRLQVHNLKLAPKKCHFLRQSVKFLGHIVNADGIQSDPDKIASITSLTEADLMEEGSSVPSQQKVRSFLGMVMFYQQFIENCSSIAKPLFRLTSGDKGPRGSRRKHRLVRKKLCEEDWTDECRAAFNELKQALLDRVLLAHPNFEEPFLLSVDASSSGLGAVLSQVPSGASTSRPIAFASKTLNHAQSKYPAHRLEFFALKWAVCDKFHHWLRGHQFTVWTDNNPLTYILSKPRLDACEQRWIAKLAPFQFDIKYIPGPKNVVADALSREPFVHPRASHRLIRVPYNELLAEAVATGGVQEAFRWTVHSADKASSNNQPVVSQCTAVAQTGMLTSSEVGAVFQAHSEHESRVWPHARLLPQCSQTVLTPNQSDSEPFSHDDLVGHQRRDDVLCRVISYVERGRRPSKRERASEPVDTKRFLRAWDKLTVRDGVLYRVSKNPVSKTKTYLYVVPPTLRLAVLKGVHDEAGHQGQQRTLYLARHRFYWPGMAKHVSEYVRCCRRCVVSKSPEPEARAPLENIRTSEPLELVCIDFWSAEDSANKSVDVLVVTDHFTKMAQAFLCPNQSAKAVAHQLWHNYFCIYGFPKSLHSDQGANFESVLIAELLNVAGVQKSHTTPYHPMGNGSCERMNRTLGNMIRALPPRAKQRWPEALKALTFAYNCTVHETTGYAPFLLMFGRVPRLPIDVIFGSVIEHQDIMNYDRYVQTLRRDLKEAMDLAQEVARKNLKRHTDLYNWKVRGAPVAIGDRVLLANKKGRGKRKLADRWESVVYTVFDKNDESHTFKLMDDSTGQVKVVHRNLIMPVNFLPLSGVSVQDDGDELSESGSLMVGCDGEAVCNSSVGTAEYRTRAWVSDLPSAVSSDSLMTEVTQPEGSMVDRELACTSVPPVDTEEQVDATSGGQHSDLLMSVAPVAASSVSELAAITDSDQDNEATIEGHVSTTVVPPNADPIDVSRMVGTRARSRVGRLLKPVSRLIEMMHQRPVKV from the coding sequence ATGGAGGAACGAGAAATAATTCGGAAGTCTTGCAGTGAGTTTGCATCACCCCTGGTCTTAGTTTGGAAGAAATCCGGTGAGTTGAGAATCTGTAATGACTTTCGCTGGCTTAATGCTAGAACTGTCAAAGATGCTCACCCACTCCCACATCCGGCTGACGCACTGGCTGCTTTGGGAGGGAACGGATTGTTCTCCACAATGGACTTGACTTCGGGTTATTATAATGTGGAGGTGCATGAGGAGGACCGTAAGTACACGGGATTTACGTCTCCATTTGGATTGTACGAATATAATCGTATGCCACAAGAACTGTGCAATAGTCCAGCCACCTTCATGAGGATGATGCTAGGCATTTTTGGGGATCAGAACTTCCTCAGTGTGCTGTGTTATCTTGACGATGTTCTGGTTTTTGCCCCGACAGAAGAATTGGCACTGGAGCGCTTGCATATGGTGTTCCAGAGACTCCAGGTTCACAACCTTAAGTTGGCTCCAAAGAAGTGCCATTTTCTGAGACAGTCTGTGAAATTCCTGGGGCACATTGTAAATGCTGATGGGATACAGTCAGACCCTGACAAAATAGCATCCATTACATCCCTTACAGAGGCAGACCTTATGGAAGAGGGTTCGAGTGTCCCATCCCAACAGAAGGTCCGCTCATTTTTGGGGATGGTAATGTTCTACCAACAATTTATTGAGAACTGCTCATCCATCGCAAAACCTCTGTTTCGGCTGACATCTGGGGATAAAGGCCCTCGTGGTTCACGGCGAAAGCACCGGCTGGTGCGTAAAAAGCTGTGTGAGGAGGACTGGACGGATGAATGCAGGGCAGCTTTCAATGAGCTGAAGCAGGCCTTGTTGGATCGAGTGCTCCTGGCCCATCCTAATTTTGAGGAGCCCTTTTTGCTCTCTGTTGATGCCTCCAGCAGTGGCCTTGGTGCCGTGTTGTCGCAAGTTCCTTCTGGAGCTTCTACATCAAGACCGATCGCCTTTGCCAGTAAGACACTCAATCATGCACAGTCCAAGTACCCAGCGCATAGGCTGGAGTTCTTTGCATTGAAGTGGGCGGTGTGCGACAAGTTCCATCACTGGTTGAGGGGTCATCAGTTTACCGTATGGACGGATAATAACCCTCTCACCTACATACTTTCTAAGCCAAGACTGGATGCATGTGAACAGAGGTGGATCGCAAAGCTAGCGCCTTTTCAGTTTGACATAAAGTACATTCCTGGTCCTAAAAATGTGGTTGCTGACGCGCTGAGCAGGGAGCCCTTCGTGCACCCCAGGGCCTCCCACCGGTTGATAAGGGTTCCATATAATGAACTTCTGGCAGAGGCAGTCGCCACTGGTGGGGTTCAGGAGGCCTTCAGATGGACTGTTCACTCAGCTGATAAGGCCTCAAGCAATAACCAGCCTGTTGTTTCGCAGTGCACGGCTGTTGCACAGACAGGAATGCTGACATCTTCTGAGGTGGGAGCTGTCTTCCAGGCCCATAGTGAACATGAGTCCAGGGTGTGGCCACATGCTCGCCTTCTGCCCCAATGCTCTCAGACTGTGCTTACGCCAAACCAGTCTGACTCTGAACCCTTCTCGCATGATGACCTAGTGGGACACCAGCGGCGTGATGATGTGCTATGCAGAGTGATCTCCTATGTGGAAAGGGGACGGAGACCCTCGAAGAGGGAGCGGGCAAGTGAACCGGTTGATACGAAGAGATTTCTAAGGGCTTGGGACAAGTTAACTGTGAGGGATGGTGTGCTGTATCGAGTCTCCAAGAATCCCGTCTCAAAGACAAAGACTTATCTGTATGTTGTTCCGCCAACCTTGCGGCTCGCTGTACTGAAAGGCGTCCACGATGAAGCCGGTCACCAGGGACAACAAAGAACACTTTATCTGGCCAGGCATAGATTCTACTGGCCTGGTATGGCCAAGCATGTGTCAGAGTATGTACGGTGCTGCAGAAGGTGTGTTGTTAGCAAGTCGCCTGAGCCAGAGGCGAGAGCACCTTTGGAGAATATCAGAACATCAGAGCCCCTTGAACTGGTCTGCATAGATTTTTGGTCTGCGGAGGATTCAGCGAACAAATCCGTGGATGTGCTTGTGGTCACAGACCACTTTACTAAGATGGCTCAGGCCTTTCTATGCCCCAATCAGTCTGCTAAGGCAGTGGCACACCAACTCTGGCATAACTACTTCTGCATCTACGGCTTTCCGAAAAGCCTTCACTCTGATCAAGGAGCTAATTTTGAGAGTGTGCTCATTGCCGAGCTATTGAATGTGGCAGGTGTCCAGAAGTCCCACACGACCCCATACCATCCGATGGGAAACGGCTCCTGCGAGAGGATGAACCGTACCTTGGGCAACATGATTCGTGCATTACCCCCAAGAGCCAAGCAAAGGTGGCCTGAGGCACTGAAAGCTCTCACATTCGCCTATAACTGCACAGTCCATGAGACAACTGGCTATGCGCCatttctgctgatgtttggcagAGTGCCAAGACTGCCAATTGATGTGATCTTTGGCTCTGTTATTGAGCACCAAGACATCATGAACTATGATCGATATGTCCAGACATTGAGGAGGGACCTCAAAGAAGCCATGGATTTGGCGCAGGAGGTGGCACGCAAAAATTTGAAGCGTCACACGGACCTCTACAACTGGAAAGTGCGGGGAGCCCCAGTAGCGATTGGTGATCGCGTCCTTTTGGCCAACAAAAAGGGACGTGGCAAAAGAAAACTTGCTGATCGCTGGGAGAGTGTTGTCTATACAGTTTTTGACAAAAATGATGAGAGTCACACCTTTAAGCTGATGGATGATTCCACAGGGCAAGTGAAAGTTGTGCATCGCAACCTGATAATGCCAGTGAACTTCCTCCCTCTCAGTGGTGTTTCAGTTCAGGATGATGGAGATGAGCTTTCTGAGTCTGGCTCGCTGATGGTTGGATGCGACGGAGAAGCTGTCTGCAACTCATCAGTGGGCACGGCTGAATACAGGACGAGAGCTTGGGTGTCTGACTTACCGTCTGCAGTGTCCAGCGACTCGCTGATGACAGAGGTTACTCAACCAGAAGGCAGCATGGTGGATCGAGAGCTTGCCTGTACCAGTGTTCCCCCTGTTGACACTGAGGAGCAGGTAGATGCCACCTCTGGTGGTCAACATTCTGACCTGCTTATGTCTGTGGCCCCAGTTGCAGCCTCCTCTGTTTCGGAGTTGGCAGCCATTACTGACAGTGACCAGGACAATGAAGCTACGATTGAGGGTCATGTCTCAACCACAGTTGTTCCACCCAACGCAGACCCGATTGATGTTAGCAGGATGGTGGGGACCCGTGCTAGATCGAGAGTGGGACGGTTACTTAAGCCTGTTTCCAGGTTGATTGAAATGATGCATCAGAGACCTGTTAAAGTGTAA